The Thermodesulfobacteriota bacterium genome window below encodes:
- a CDS encoding ATP-binding protein, which produces MNALENKTQKKLEERIAYLEKNRRFVQNALEMALSMGDFLESINGKKDVKQILLATEKRIKKIIPFDTCVLYRINEEDHSDFIPAVYDTDPFEQYVKNEIEFMIDEGLFSWALRERRGITLSSKDKTRQFVLHVISTPSRIRGMFVGLLPAKKPVVADYSKALLSIILMNTANAMENNQLYKIILNQNSILEKKIEKKTKELILAERKLSHARKMEAIGTLAGGIAHDLNNILSGLVSYPDLLLMDIPEDSPLRSTILTIQKSGERASTMVQDLLTMTRRGVAVTNVLNLNEIISEYLNSPEYNKLKSYHPEVEVSTCFDSNLLEILGSPVHLSKIIMNLVTNAAEALPEGGKINITTQNRYIDMPVGSYDDVEENDYVVLTVSDNGTGISPEDLERIFEPFYTKKVMGHSGTGLGMAIVWGTVKDHKGYIDVESTEGKGTEFTLYFPVTRQELEKDTTRLFMRDYMGNGESILVVDDMEEQRDVAEGLLKKLGYSVTTVASGEEAVDYMKNNSSDLVVLDMIMDPGIDGLETYRRILKLHPGQKAIITSGFSETDRVKEAQKLGAGAYVNKPYMLEKIGIAIKKELGEKAPKQKAEGSM; this is translated from the coding sequence ATGAACGCTCTAGAAAATAAAACGCAAAAAAAACTTGAAGAACGCATCGCATACCTGGAAAAAAACAGGCGTTTTGTGCAGAATGCTCTAGAGATGGCACTTTCCATGGGGGACTTTTTAGAGAGCATCAACGGAAAAAAAGATGTAAAACAGATTTTACTGGCAACCGAAAAACGGATCAAAAAAATTATACCCTTTGACACATGTGTTTTATATCGTATTAATGAAGAGGATCACTCAGATTTTATCCCTGCCGTATATGATACCGATCCGTTTGAACAATATGTTAAAAACGAAATAGAGTTTATGATTGACGAGGGCCTTTTTTCATGGGCGCTTAGAGAGAGAAGGGGGATTACCCTTTCATCAAAAGACAAGACGAGACAATTCGTATTGCATGTAATTTCTACACCTTCCCGGATCCGCGGCATGTTTGTCGGATTATTACCGGCTAAAAAGCCTGTGGTTGCCGATTATTCTAAAGCCCTCCTGTCTATCATTTTAATGAATACCGCCAATGCGATGGAAAACAATCAGTTATATAAAATAATTCTTAACCAGAATTCAATTCTTGAAAAGAAAATCGAGAAGAAGACCAAAGAACTTATTCTTGCCGAAAGAAAACTATCACACGCCCGAAAGATGGAAGCAATCGGAACCCTTGCGGGAGGCATTGCCCACGATCTTAACAATATCCTTTCAGGTCTTGTGAGCTACCCGGATTTACTGTTGATGGACATTCCTGAAGACAGCCCTTTAAGAAGTACCATCCTGACCATACAAAAATCGGGTGAAAGAGCGTCAACCATGGTCCAGGATTTGCTGACCATGACAAGAAGAGGGGTAGCGGTTACCAACGTATTGAATTTAAATGAAATAATTTCTGAATACTTGAACAGCCCGGAATATAATAAACTTAAATCATACCATCCTGAGGTTGAAGTTAGCACCTGTTTTGACTCCAATTTGCTTGAAATTTTAGGCTCTCCGGTTCATCTTTCTAAAATCATTATGAACCTTGTCACAAATGCAGCCGAAGCACTCCCCGAAGGAGGAAAAATTAACATCACCACCCAAAACCGCTATATAGACATGCCGGTGGGAAGTTACGATGATGTAGAAGAAAATGACTATGTGGTTTTAACCGTTTCAGATAATGGCACCGGGATATCACCGGAAGATTTGGAAAGAATATTCGAGCCTTTTTACACTAAAAAAGTGATGGGCCACAGCGGAACCGGACTTGGAATGGCTATTGTTTGGGGAACGGTCAAAGACCATAAGGGATATATAGATGTAGAAAGTACCGAAGGGAAAGGAACCGAATTTACACTTTATTTTCCCGTTACCAGACAGGAACTAGAAAAAGATACCACCAGATTATTCATGCGGGATTATATGGGTAATGGAGAGTCCATTCTGGTTGTTGATGATATGGAAGAGCAAAGGGATGTTGCCGAGGGATTGCTTAAAAAACTGGGTTATTCGGTGACGACCGTAGCGAGTGGTGAAGAAGCCGTCGATTACATGAAAAATAATTCTTCAGATCTGGTGGTACTCGATATGATTATGGATCCCGGAATTGATGGACTTGAAACGTATAGAAGAATTCTTAAATTACACCCCGGACAAAAGGCTATTATCACCAGCGGATTTTCTGAAACAGACAGAGTAAAAGAGGCTCAAAAACTTGGCGCAGGCGCATATGTAAACAAGCCATATATGCTGGAAAAAATTGGAATCGCCATCAAAAAGGAACTGGGGGAAAAGGCACCAAAACAGAAGGCAGAAGGATCAATGTGA
- a CDS encoding DEAD/DEAH box helicase encodes MNILLKNNLRLSAVPPELMAILTQRLEFTNPKWIENARMSRWNRGTPKTLKFYHKVGGNGLWIPRGYLRQLILLCRRHRVNYRIEDKRRMLKKVAFSFTGRLKPFQQKAVDRMISKEFGTLSSPTGSGKTIMALHIISERKQPALIVVHTRELAVQWTEKIETFLQIPATEVGVIGGGKKMIGKKITVALVQSLYKCASEVSQHIGSLVVDECHRTPSRTFTEAVSEFDSKYMLGLSATPYRRDNLAKLIFWHLGDIHYEVDKKRLIETGDVMPVRVITRETDFKPYFDPVNQYSKMLLELTMNDKRNHLIAADVAKETQQERGVCLVLSDRKKHCETLQSLLRYKYKISSELLTGSVSAGHRQKALARLNKGKVKVLIATGQLIGEGFDCKDLSTLFLATPIRFSGRVVQYLGRILRPAPGKAKARLFDYVDIHVDTLKNAARARQKVYNA; translated from the coding sequence GTGAATATTCTCCTTAAAAATAATTTAAGACTTTCTGCTGTTCCACCGGAACTGATGGCCATACTGACCCAACGGCTGGAATTTACTAATCCAAAATGGATAGAAAACGCCAGGATGAGTCGGTGGAACAGAGGCACGCCCAAAACACTTAAGTTTTACCATAAAGTAGGTGGCAACGGCCTATGGATTCCTCGGGGATATTTACGGCAGCTTATTCTCCTTTGCCGGCGTCACCGGGTGAATTACCGGATTGAAGATAAAAGACGAATGTTGAAAAAAGTCGCCTTTTCATTTACCGGCAGGCTAAAGCCCTTTCAACAAAAGGCGGTTGACCGGATGATATCTAAAGAATTCGGAACGTTGAGCTCTCCCACCGGCTCAGGGAAAACCATCATGGCTTTGCATATCATTTCAGAGCGTAAACAGCCGGCCCTGATTGTGGTCCATACCAGAGAATTGGCTGTTCAATGGACTGAGAAGATTGAGACGTTTTTACAAATTCCAGCCACAGAGGTAGGTGTTATTGGTGGAGGGAAAAAGATGATAGGAAAAAAAATCACGGTGGCCCTGGTCCAGTCTCTCTATAAATGTGCTTCCGAAGTGTCGCAGCATATTGGAAGCCTTGTGGTCGACGAGTGCCATAGAACTCCAAGTCGTACCTTTACAGAAGCCGTAAGCGAATTTGATTCAAAATATATGCTTGGTTTAAGTGCCACCCCTTATAGAAGGGACAATCTTGCCAAATTGATATTCTGGCATTTGGGGGATATTCATTACGAGGTTGATAAAAAACGTCTGATTGAAACCGGCGATGTTATGCCTGTTAGGGTAATTACACGGGAAACCGATTTTAAACCCTATTTTGATCCGGTCAATCAGTACAGCAAAATGCTCTTGGAACTTACCATGAACGATAAAAGAAACCATCTTATCGCAGCAGATGTGGCCAAGGAAACGCAACAGGAACGGGGCGTTTGCCTGGTGCTGTCAGACCGGAAAAAGCACTGTGAAACCCTTCAATCGCTGCTTAGGTACAAATACAAAATATCATCCGAACTTCTGACAGGAAGTGTAAGTGCAGGGCATCGGCAAAAAGCGCTTGCCCGATTGAATAAGGGAAAAGTTAAGGTTTTGATCGCTACAGGTCAACTTATAGGAGAAGGTTTCGACTGCAAGGATCTGTCGACACTATTTCTGGCAACACCGATACGGTTTAGTGGAAGAGTGGTTCAATATCTTGGAAGAATACTCCGTCCGGCACCAGGTAAAGCAAAAGCCCGGCTTTTTGATTATGTAGATATTCATGTGGATACGTTAAAGAATGCGGCAAGGGCAAGGCAGAAGGTATATAATGCCTGA
- a CDS encoding 4Fe-4S binding protein — translation MSDTYERLRQRLDDLATGYPATKTKIEIKILQRLFSKKDAELFLGLLPLLETPDDAAARLGLDPADLAKQMEQMAGKGLLFRQVKNGGVRYAAIPFVVGLYEFQLNSVDQQMARDLDEYYETALGSTLQSFKTPVMRTVPINRELVAKWPVAPYEDVLEIIDSQEIIAVAPCICRKTARLAGKGCDKPLEACFLFGSHGRYYVDNGMGRYINKEEAKKIVRENEKAGLVMQPFNSQKVGGMCSCCGDCCGMLRSLKKQPVPSAAVQSNYFAQVNDEECTGCETCIDRCQMEAIDMADDIAAVNLDRCIGCGLCVTTCPAEAMQLVKKSDAQQYLPPKTGMETYIRIAQERGKI, via the coding sequence ATGAGTGACACTTACGAAAGATTAAGACAGCGTCTTGACGATCTGGCCACTGGTTATCCAGCTACCAAAACAAAGATTGAAATCAAGATACTCCAAAGGCTGTTCAGTAAAAAGGATGCCGAATTGTTTTTAGGGCTTTTACCTCTCCTGGAAACACCGGATGATGCGGCTGCAAGGCTGGGGTTGGATCCCGCCGACTTAGCGAAACAAATGGAGCAAATGGCCGGAAAAGGGTTACTGTTTCGTCAGGTAAAAAATGGTGGAGTTCGATATGCTGCCATACCTTTTGTGGTCGGTTTATATGAGTTTCAGCTTAATTCGGTGGATCAACAAATGGCTCGTGATCTGGATGAATACTACGAAACGGCGCTGGGTAGTACTTTACAATCATTCAAAACGCCTGTGATGCGAACGGTTCCTATCAATCGGGAACTGGTAGCAAAATGGCCGGTGGCACCTTATGAGGATGTGCTTGAAATTATTGATAGCCAGGAGATCATTGCAGTTGCGCCGTGTATTTGCCGTAAAACTGCCAGGCTTGCCGGCAAGGGATGTGATAAACCACTTGAGGCCTGTTTTTTATTCGGTTCCCACGGTCGATACTACGTGGATAACGGTATGGGACGATATATCAACAAGGAGGAGGCTAAAAAAATAGTCAGGGAGAATGAAAAGGCCGGCCTGGTCATGCAGCCATTTAACTCTCAGAAGGTTGGCGGTATGTGTAGTTGCTGCGGTGACTGTTGCGGGATGCTCAGGTCTTTGAAAAAGCAGCCTGTACCCTCTGCGGCTGTCCAGAGCAACTATTTTGCACAGGTGAATGATGAAGAATGTACAGGATGTGAAACTTGCATCGATCGCTGCCAGATGGAAGCCATCGATATGGCAGACGATATCGCAGCCGTTAATCTTGACCGGTGTATCGGCTGCGGCCTGTGTGTCACCACCTGTCCTGCCGAAGCCATGCAGCTGGTTAAAAAATCGGATGCCCAGCAGTATCTGCCTCCCAAAACCGGTATGGAAACCTACATCCGGATTGCTCAGGAACGGGGAAAAATTTAA
- a CDS encoding patatin-like phospholipase family protein — translation MYSSTKNLVFLAGKKAFLKIREEGLKPEMIKVITGAAGGPKWLVLNHLDRVIFSSWIKNRKKPLFLLGSSIGAWRFAAASQNNHRQAIDRFQSEYLGQHYSSNPGPEEVTRETVRIMNRYIDDTKIREILQHPYMRLNIMAVRSKWVVSSDKKLFLTFGLLASAFLNAFSRNSLRFFFERALFYDERSLPPFWEMDGFPIKKIPLHTYNIKKALLASGSIPLIMSGVDNISHAPKGTYRDGGVIDYHMDIPFLGGDEGIVLYPHFTDRIIPGWFDKKLFWRKPLNMDHVLLIAPSEKFIDRLPRKKIPDRNDFIHFKGRDAERIECWKTVIKISERLGHEFLETVETGKIRKLIKPMRCVK, via the coding sequence TTGTATTCTTCAACCAAAAACTTGGTGTTCCTTGCCGGGAAAAAAGCATTTTTAAAAATAAGGGAAGAAGGCCTTAAGCCGGAAATGATAAAAGTGATCACCGGCGCAGCCGGCGGGCCTAAATGGCTGGTACTCAATCATCTTGATCGGGTCATTTTTTCTTCCTGGATAAAAAACCGTAAAAAACCTCTTTTCCTGCTTGGTTCTTCCATCGGCGCCTGGAGATTTGCAGCAGCTTCGCAAAACAATCATCGCCAAGCGATCGATCGGTTTCAATCGGAATACCTTGGCCAGCATTACAGTTCAAATCCTGGGCCTGAAGAAGTCACCCGCGAAACCGTTCGCATCATGAACCGCTATATTGACGATACCAAGATCAGGGAAATTTTGCAGCATCCCTATATGCGGCTTAACATAATGGCAGTTCGGTCAAAATGGGTTGTTTCCAGCGATAAAAAGCTGTTTTTGACATTCGGATTACTGGCTTCGGCCTTTTTAAACGCATTCAGCAGAAACAGCCTAAGATTCTTTTTTGAAAGGGCTCTCTTTTATGATGAGAGAAGCCTTCCCCCTTTTTGGGAAATGGACGGTTTTCCCATCAAAAAAATTCCTCTCCATACATATAATATTAAAAAGGCCCTGTTGGCCTCCGGTTCAATACCTTTGATTATGTCCGGTGTGGATAATATTTCCCATGCACCGAAGGGCACTTACAGGGATGGTGGGGTTATCGATTATCATATGGACATTCCTTTTCTGGGTGGAGATGAAGGGATAGTCCTTTACCCGCACTTTACAGACCGTATTATTCCAGGATGGTTTGATAAAAAACTGTTCTGGCGGAAACCATTAAATATGGATCACGTATTACTCATAGCGCCATCAGAAAAATTTATTGACCGTCTGCCCCGAAAAAAAATACCTGACAGAAATGATTTCATCCATTTTAAAGGGCGCGATGCAGAACGAATTGAATGCTGGAAAACGGTGATTAAAATTAGTGAGCGCCTGGGACACGAATTTTTAGAAACCGTAGAAACAGGTAAAATTCGAAAGCTGATAAAACCCATGAGGTGTGTCAAATGA
- a CDS encoding alpha/beta hydrolase translates to MSILKLFVKISFICHLMALFVGCNYLGLVEQQYLDDSPKKTCILMGEIKKTGRTSRPVLVVAFSKQYSAKQKAQIIKVADSILLKEPGPYTLHVTQGKYNIAAFIDFDENFIYDRDDFAGWYGMPDTASIKSEQVMSGLDIVVSEKTDQSIDFPISIKASAYKHKKNLGLENEGIIDLDDKVFAKKYSSMGLWSPAKFIMKAGIHIYSLEHYDKAKIPILYIHGAGGSPRDFKYLVKNINRDIYQPWFFYYPSGLKIEKISDILYKKIEVLHNKYKFKVLYITAHSMGGLVSRSLINRYDSQKRFDFLKLYISLSTPYGGNKVSRLGVDYSPAHISCWEDVATGSQFLKNLFIKKMPPNIRFYLFFGYAGDSRISKDFDDGIISLKSQLDPKAKAEALLTCGFDEDHVSILSSHKMVAKYNEILSIEYANISKEVERDAKKALRFGEYQPITKITGPVALNKKRLALYRPDTLPEKSKKKYINMLRSVKDTDIIRASKAICKSYAGNEGLVKAANKRLLTKVKKRSNAINHVDAISWLCNILGTSEDVRFLPTLKKVAHETDNEKIKRYAELNIAKLMKISYYPLGRFSKCINGECINGRGTLILPDKTIYTGEFQKGWMHGYGKISFPDKSGYNGPWFKDKMHGEGVITYPDRAVYTGKVSRNVRHGYGYMTFPQGMKFAGEFRDDMRHGPGKRIFTDGTTYEGIWRNGRIRGKETVFSSQYAKTESATVVKKAFPDGISYIDAFKDRLSSKRLNAGLRIQKGNILYFDGNYEYAIIYYGKAIELFPNNKTAYINRGTAYAKKELFIKAIDDFSKALEIDPENSVCYSNRGFVWGKRGYYNRALENFNQALNINPNRIDALNNRGCIWIIKGQPDKAVNDFTRILKLDKKNDLAYYNRGCAWIEKKKIKKALKDVQIAHKLKPDDNRYKDVLALLQKKAAKQ, encoded by the coding sequence ATGAGTATACTGAAATTATTTGTTAAAATATCATTTATCTGCCATCTGATGGCGCTTTTTGTGGGGTGCAATTATCTGGGACTGGTGGAACAGCAATACCTGGATGACTCGCCTAAAAAAACGTGTATTCTAATGGGGGAAATTAAAAAAACGGGGCGGACGTCCAGACCTGTTTTGGTGGTTGCTTTTTCAAAACAATACTCTGCTAAACAAAAGGCTCAAATCATAAAAGTCGCTGACTCCATTTTGCTCAAGGAACCTGGACCGTATACGCTGCATGTGACCCAGGGAAAGTATAATATTGCCGCTTTCATAGATTTTGACGAAAATTTCATCTATGACCGCGATGATTTTGCCGGCTGGTATGGAATGCCGGACACCGCATCGATTAAATCGGAGCAGGTGATGAGCGGTCTTGATATTGTTGTATCGGAAAAAACAGACCAATCCATTGATTTTCCCATTTCAATAAAAGCATCCGCATATAAGCATAAAAAAAATCTCGGTCTTGAAAATGAAGGAATAATAGATCTTGATGATAAAGTCTTTGCAAAAAAATACAGTTCCATGGGCCTGTGGTCACCTGCCAAATTTATTATGAAAGCAGGTATTCATATATATTCTCTTGAACATTATGACAAAGCAAAAATACCGATCCTGTATATTCATGGCGCTGGAGGCTCCCCGAGGGATTTCAAATATTTGGTAAAAAATATTAACCGGGATATATATCAACCCTGGTTCTTTTATTATCCATCCGGACTGAAGATAGAAAAGATATCTGATATCCTTTATAAAAAAATCGAAGTGCTTCATAATAAATATAAATTTAAAGTGCTCTACATAACCGCACACAGCATGGGAGGCTTGGTATCACGATCCTTGATAAATAGATATGACAGTCAAAAAAGGTTTGATTTCTTAAAGTTATACATCTCACTTTCCACCCCTTACGGAGGCAATAAAGTATCCCGGCTTGGGGTGGATTACAGCCCGGCCCACATTTCCTGCTGGGAAGATGTTGCCACGGGCAGCCAATTCTTAAAAAATCTTTTTATAAAAAAAATGCCGCCTAACATTCGGTTTTATCTTTTTTTTGGATATGCCGGGGATAGCAGAATCTCTAAGGATTTTGACGATGGTATCATATCCCTAAAAAGCCAGCTTGATCCAAAAGCAAAAGCAGAGGCACTTCTTACCTGCGGTTTTGACGAAGATCATGTCAGCATCTTAAGCAGCCATAAAATGGTTGCAAAATACAACGAGATTCTTTCTATCGAGTATGCAAATATTTCAAAGGAGGTTGAAAGGGATGCAAAAAAAGCTTTGCGCTTCGGGGAATATCAACCGATAACAAAAATTACCGGGCCCGTGGCCTTAAATAAGAAGCGTTTAGCTTTGTATCGCCCGGATACCCTGCCGGAAAAAAGCAAAAAAAAATATATCAATATGTTACGATCGGTCAAAGACACGGATATAATACGGGCGTCAAAAGCCATCTGTAAATCTTATGCGGGCAATGAAGGGTTGGTAAAGGCAGCCAATAAAAGGCTTCTGACGAAAGTTAAAAAGCGCTCAAACGCAATCAACCATGTGGATGCCATATCGTGGCTTTGCAATATTCTTGGGACTTCGGAAGATGTGCGATTCTTACCTACCTTAAAAAAAGTGGCACATGAGACCGATAATGAAAAAATAAAAAGATATGCTGAACTGAATATAGCAAAGCTGATGAAAATCAGTTACTATCCTTTAGGCAGATTTTCAAAATGTATCAATGGCGAATGTATCAATGGCCGGGGAACGCTGATTCTTCCTGATAAAACCATATATACGGGTGAATTTCAAAAGGGTTGGATGCATGGATATGGTAAAATCTCCTTTCCCGACAAATCGGGTTATAATGGTCCGTGGTTTAAGGACAAAATGCATGGGGAGGGAGTGATCACCTATCCTGATCGAGCTGTATATACGGGAAAAGTCAGTAGAAATGTAAGACATGGATATGGATATATGACTTTCCCCCAAGGCATGAAATTTGCCGGAGAATTCAGAGACGACATGCGGCATGGCCCGGGGAAAAGGATTTTTACCGATGGGACCACCTATGAGGGAATATGGAGAAATGGCCGCATTCGTGGCAAAGAAACCGTTTTTTCATCCCAATATGCAAAAACCGAAAGTGCCACGGTAGTGAAAAAAGCCTTTCCTGACGGGATAAGCTATATTGATGCCTTTAAAGACAGGTTATCTTCCAAACGGTTGAATGCCGGGCTTCGAATACAAAAAGGGAACATCCTTTATTTTGACGGGAATTATGAATACGCCATTATTTATTATGGCAAAGCAATTGAGTTGTTTCCCAATAATAAAACCGCATATATAAACCGGGGAACCGCATACGCAAAAAAAGAATTATTTATCAAAGCCATTGATGATTTCAGTAAAGCGTTAGAGATCGACCCTGAAAATTCAGTTTGTTATAGTAACAGAGGATTTGTCTGGGGGAAAAGGGGATACTATAATCGTGCATTAGAAAATTTTAATCAAGCGCTCAATATTAATCCTAACCGTATAGACGCGCTGAACAACCGGGGCTGTATATGGATTATAAAAGGTCAACCGGACAAGGCGGTGAACGATTTTACTAGGATTTTAAAACTTGATAAAAAAAATGATCTGGCCTACTACAATCGCGGGTGTGCCTGGATCGAAAAAAAGAAAATAAAAAAGGCACTTAAAGACGTTCAAATTGCCCATAAACTCAAACCCGATGATAATAGATATAAAGACGTTCTTGCCTTACTGCAAAAAAAGGCCGCGAAACAGTAA
- a CDS encoding PilZ domain-containing protein, translated as MTDSSKTDNQPNVSIITTRLVDLILKMSVKERQTLLNQLEEKFKKGNRKFSRKDYKKEVDFVLNKRIFKGFIQNLSASGMFIETSESFSEGQIITLTFELPEPGEHVKVSGKIVRLIPEIGFGVKFNKVIEVSPQKTKKEEKRLYW; from the coding sequence ATGACTGATTCGAGTAAAACAGATAACCAGCCGAATGTTTCCATTATAACGACCCGCCTGGTTGATTTAATATTAAAAATGAGCGTCAAAGAGCGCCAAACGCTTCTTAACCAACTGGAAGAAAAATTTAAAAAAGGAAACAGAAAATTTTCCAGGAAAGATTATAAAAAAGAAGTTGATTTTGTTTTAAATAAGCGAATATTTAAAGGTTTCATTCAAAACCTAAGTGCAAGTGGTATGTTTATAGAAACCAGCGAATCTTTTTCCGAGGGACAAATAATTACTTTGACTTTTGAACTTCCGGAACCAGGTGAGCATGTCAAGGTTTCCGGAAAAATTGTTCGGCTTATTCCGGAGATCGGTTTTGGCGTTAAGTTCAACAAAGTCATTGAAGTTTCCCCCCAAAAAACTAAAAAAGAAGAAAAACGGCTTTACTGGTAA
- a CDS encoding HRDC domain-containing protein codes for MSKSNNRNYQLIETLVELKTVASLFRKEKTIGVDLEADSMYHFKEKVCLLQMATHDINVVIDPLKISDLSPLRPIFRNRGIKKIFHGADYDVRSLYRDFNISINNLFDTQFACMFLGFKETGLEAVVKKCFKVRLDKKYQRKDWSKRPLSTDMMTYAAKDTLYLLPLAELLEKKLKELKRLSWVNEECLYLSKVRHDGANQAPLYLKFKGAGRLDSRSLGTLESLLQYRKKIARKEDRPLFKILGNHSLMKLATTKPVNLSIMKKTNALSPRQIRIHGDAILDLINNTLKVPRESLPVYPRKKPSPLPPQLPQRVKAIKSYRDTIARKLKIDPALVLNKALLTSIALQNPKNRKSLEAIPGMKNWQKNEFGEKIISLLQM; via the coding sequence ATGAGTAAAAGTAATAATCGAAACTACCAGTTAATTGAAACTCTTGTAGAACTTAAAACGGTTGCCAGTCTTTTTCGGAAAGAAAAAACCATTGGCGTGGATCTGGAAGCCGATTCCATGTATCATTTTAAAGAGAAGGTGTGCCTGCTTCAAATGGCCACGCATGATATAAATGTGGTAATCGATCCGTTAAAAATTAGCGATTTGTCACCGCTTAGGCCGATTTTTCGAAATCGCGGCATCAAAAAAATATTTCACGGAGCTGACTATGACGTTCGCAGCCTTTACAGGGATTTTAACATTAGCATAAATAACCTGTTTGATACACAGTTTGCGTGTATGTTTCTCGGTTTCAAAGAAACCGGGCTTGAAGCGGTTGTAAAAAAATGTTTCAAGGTTAGACTGGACAAAAAATATCAGAGAAAAGACTGGTCCAAAAGGCCATTATCCACAGATATGATGACATATGCGGCAAAAGATACGCTCTATCTTCTTCCCCTGGCGGAACTCCTTGAAAAAAAACTAAAAGAATTGAAACGACTTTCCTGGGTAAATGAAGAATGCCTTTACTTGAGCAAAGTTCGGCATGATGGGGCCAACCAGGCGCCCCTTTATCTTAAATTTAAAGGTGCCGGTAGACTCGATTCAAGAAGTCTGGGAACTCTTGAATCCCTTCTTCAGTATCGAAAGAAAATCGCCAGAAAAGAAGACCGCCCGCTTTTTAAAATCTTAGGAAACCATTCGCTCATGAAACTGGCAACCACAAAACCGGTTAATTTAAGCATAATGAAAAAGACAAACGCACTTAGCCCAAGACAGATCAGAATACATGGGGATGCTATCCTGGATTTGATAAACAACACGTTGAAAGTGCCCAGAGAGTCTCTCCCGGTTTATCCGCGCAAAAAGCCTTCACCGCTTCCTCCACAACTTCCCCAAAGAGTCAAAGCGATTAAATCGTATCGAGATACTATTGCCAGAAAACTGAAAATAGATCCGGCACTAGTTTTAAATAAGGCGCTGTTAACCTCTATTGCCTTGCAAAATCCGAAGAACAGGAAGTCCCTCGAAGCTATACCGGGAATGAAAAACTGGCAGAAAAACGAGTTCGGAGAAAAAATTATTTCCCTATTGCAGATGTAG